One window of Camelina sativa cultivar DH55 chromosome 4, Cs, whole genome shotgun sequence genomic DNA carries:
- the LOC104782677 gene encoding villin-2 (The sequence of the model RefSeq protein was modified relative to this genomic sequence to represent the inferred CDS: added 188 bases not found in genome assembly) yields the protein MSGSTKVLDPAFQGAGQKPGTEIWRIENFEAVPVPKSDHGKFYMGDTYIVLQTTQNKGGAYLFDIHFWIGKDTSQDEAGTAAVKTVELDAVLGGRAVQHREIQGHESDKFLSYFKPCIIPLEGGVASGFKTPEEEVFETRLYTCKGKRAIRLKQVPFARSSLNHDDVFILDTEEKIYQFNGANSNIQERAKALEVVQYLKDKYHEGTCDVAIVDDGKLDTESDSGAFWVLFGGFAPIGRKVANDDDITPESTPPKLYCITDGKVEPIDGDLSKSMLENTKCYLLDCGSEVFIWVGRVTQVDERKVASQSAEDFLASENRPKATRVTRVIQGYESHSFKSNFDSWPSGSATPGNEEGRGKVAALLKQQGVGLKGIAKSAPVIEDIPPLLEGGGKLEVWYVNGNAKTPLPKEDVGKLYSGDCYLVLYTYHAGDRKDNYFLCCWFGKKSNQEDQDTAILLANTMSNSLKGRPVQGRIYEGKEPPQFVALFQPMVVLKGGLSSGYINSVGETGSTDETYTPESIALIQVSGTGVHNNKAVQVESVATSLNSYECFLLQSGTSMFLWHGNQSAHEQLDLAAKVAEFLKPGITLKHAKEGTESSTFWFALGGKQNFTSKKASSDTVRDPHLFSFSYNREKFQVEEIYNFAQDDLLTEDIYLLDTHAEVFVWVGHCVETKEKQTVFEIGQKYIDLAGSLEGLSPKVPLYKINEGNEPCFFTTYFSWDPTKAIVQGNSFQKKAALLFGTHHVVEDKSNGGSQGPRQRAEALAALNSAFNSSSNRPTYSSQDRSNESHDGPRQRAEALAALSSAFNSSSSSTKSAPPPRPVGTSQASQRAAAVAALSQVLVAENKKSPDTSPTRRSTSSNPADDTPLAEEKDEAEALEGAGDEATEEEEVSPAADEPEAKQETEEQGDSEIDTSGATFTYEQLRAKSENPVTGIDFKRREAYLSEEEFQSVFGMEKEAFNNLPRWKQDLLKKKFDLF from the exons AGGGACTGAAATCTGGAGGATCGAGAATTTCGAGGCTGTTCCAGTACCAAAGTCTGACCATGGAAAGTTCTATATGGGAGATACTTACATTGTCTTGCAG ACAACACAAAATAAAGGTGGTGCTTATTTGTttgatatacatttttggattgGTAAAGATACAAGTCAG GATGAAGCTGGAACTGCAGCTGTTAAAACAGTTGAACTCGATGCTGTTCTTGGAGGCCGTGCTGTCCAACACCGGGAAATTCAAGGCCATGAATCTGACAAATTCTTGTCTTACTTCAAGCCATGTATTATTCCGTTAGAGGGTGGTGTTGCCTCTGGATTCAAAACACCTGAAGAAGAGGTGTTTGAGACCAGGTTATATACCTGCAAAGGAAAACGTGCAATCCGTTTGAAGCAG gtTCCTTTTGCCCGCTCATCGCTGAATCATGATGATGTATTTATCTTGGACACCGAAGAAAAGATCTATCAGTTCAATGGTGCAAATTCAAACATTCAGGAGAGAGCCAAAGCTTTGGAAGTCGTCCAGTATTTGAAAGACAAGTATCACGAAGGAACTTGCGATGTTGCGATTGTTG ATGATGGAAAATTAGATACAGAATCAGATTCTGGTGCATTTTGGGTCCTCTTTGGTGGTTTTGCTCCAATCGGAAGGAAAGTTGCCAATGATGATGACATTACTCCAGAGTCAACTCCCCCTAAGCTTTATTG CATCACTGATGGTAAGGTGGAACCTATAGACGGTGATCTATCCAAATCTATGCTGGAAAACACTAAATGCTACCTCTTGGACTGTGGTTCTGAGGTATTTATCTGGGTTGGCCGAGTAACCCAAGTGGATGAGAGGAAAGTTGCTAGTCAATCTGCTGAG GATTTCCTTGCTAGTGAAAATAGGCCAAAGGCAACGCGTGTTACCCGTGTTATTcaaggttatgagtcccattcTTTCAAGTCTAACTTTGACTCTTGGCCATCAGGCTCGGCCACTCCTGGTAACGAGGAAGGACGAGGAAAAGTTGCCG CTTTACTGAAGCAACAAGGTGTTGGGCTTAAGGGCATTGCGAAAAGTGCACCAGTGATTGAGGATATTCCACCTCTGCTTGAAGGTGGTGGAAAGTTGGAG GTTTGGTACGTTAATGGTAATGCCAAGACTCCATTACCTAAAGAAGATGTTGGCAAGCTGTACTCTGGGGACTGCTATTTGGTCCTTTATACTTATCATGCTGGTGATAGAAAAGACAACTATTTCTTGTGCTGCTGGTTCGGAAAGAAAAGCAATCAG GAGGACCAAGATACGGCAATTCTACTAGCGAATACAATGTCAAACTCCTTAAAAGGAAGACCTGTGCAG GGCCGTATATACGAAGGTAAAGAGCCTCCACAATTTGTTGCCCTTTTTCAACCTATGGTGGTCCTAAAG GGTGGTTTGAGCTCTGGGTACATAAACAGTGTGGGAGAAACAGGGTCAACAGACGAAACCTACACGCCAGAATCAATTGCACTTATTCAAGTATCTGGAACTGGAGTTCACAATAATAAGGCTGTGCAAGTTGAATCG GTGGCAACATCTTTAAACTCTTATGAATGCTTCCTTCTGCAATCTGGTACTTCCATGTTCCTCTGGCACGGAAATCAAAGTGCGCATGAACAGCTGGATTTGGCTGCTAAAGTTGC TCACTTATTCTCATTTTCGTATAACAGAG AAAAGTTTCAG GTTGAGGAGATTTACAACTTCGCTCAAGATGACCTCTTGACTGAGGATATATATTTACTAGACACCCATGCTGAAGTTTTTGTCTGGGTTGGTCACTGTGTTGAGACCAAGGAAAAGCAAACTGTATTTGAGATTGGCCAA AAATACATAGATCTTGCTGGATCCTTAGAAGGCTTGTCTCCTAAAGTTCCACTCTACAAAATCAATGAAGGGAACGAACCATGCTTCTTCACCACTTACTTTTCTTGGGATCCCACTAAAGCTATC GTACAAGGAAACTCATTCCAGAAAAAGGCAGCGTTGTTATTTGGCACTCACCACGTTGTGGAG GATAAGTCTAATGGTGGGAGCCAAGGACCAAGGCAAAGGGCTGAAGCACTAGCTGCCTTAAATTCTGCTTTTAATTCTTCTAGTAACAGGCCTACCTATTCG AGCCAGGACAGATCAAACGAAAGTCACGACGGCCCAAGACAGAGAGCTGAAGCTTTAGCCGCCTTGTCATCTGCATTcaattcttcttcatcatcaactaaATCGGCTccaccaccaaggccagtgGGGACAAGTCAGGCTTCACAGAGAGCAGCAGCAGTGGCTGCTCTCTCTCAGGTACTTGTTGCGGAGAATAAGAAATCACCTGATACCTCTCCTACAAGAAGATCCACCAGCTCCAACCCAGCAGATGACACCCCTTTGG cggaagaaaaagatgaagcaGAGGCTTTAGAAGGAGCTGGGGATGAGGCCAcggaagaagaggaagtttcACCCGCAGCAGATGAACCAGAAGCAAAGCAGGAAACAGAAGAGCAAGGAGATTCTGAAATAGATACAAGTGGAGCAACTTTCACTTATGAACAGCTGAGAGCTAAATCTGAGAACCCAGTGACTGGAATCGATTTCAAACGTAGAGAG GCTTATCTATCTGAGGAAGAGTTCCAAAGTGTGTTTGGGATGGAGAAAGAAGCATTCAACAACTTACCACGTTGGAAGCAAGATCTGCTTAAGAAGAAATTCGACTTATTCTAG
- the LOC104782679 gene encoding remorin: protein MMTLYGQERSQDARSNHGDETTETVVRDIHALTPTPEDNSRTMTTTLPPPPAFRGYFSPPRSTTTMSEGASSGENFTTISREFNALVIAGSSMENNEPTARNVTQREDERQHDLNLMRIHEERDHEVETNPLAIVPDQYPSPGLDPGSENRLLGLGQGQVGTTTVQRVKREEVEAKITAWQTAKLAKINNRFKREDAVINGWVNEQVNKANSWMKKIERKLEERKAKAMEKTQNNVAKAQRKAEERRATAEAKRGTEVAKVVEVANLMRAVERPPAKRSFFSFF from the exons ATGATGACTCTTTACGGTCAAGAAAGGTCGCAGGACGCCAGAAGTAACCACGGGGATGAGACGACGGAGACTGTTGTGAGAGACATCCACGCATTAACTCCGACGCCGGAAGATAACTCCCGGACGATGACGACGACGTTGCCTCCACCGCCTGCTTTCCGAGGCTATTTTTCTCCGCCAAGGTCAACAACGACCATGAGCGAAGGAGCTTCTTCTGGCGAGAACTTCACGACTATAAGCAGAGAGTTCAACGCTCTAGTCATCGCTGGCTCCTCTATGGAAAACAACGAACCAACGGCTCGTAACGTCACGCAGCGTGAAGATGAGAGACAACATGACTTGAACTTGATGAGGATTCACGAGGAGAGGGATCATGAAGTGGAGACGAATCCTTTGGCAATTGTGCCGGACCAGTATCCGAGTCCGGGTTTGGATCCTGGAAGTGAGAATAGGTTGTTGGGTCTGGGTCAGGGTCAGGTAGGAACGACGACGGTGCAAAGGGTGAAGAGGGAAGAGGTGGAAGCAAAGATAACGGCGTGGCAGACGGCAAAACTGGCTAAGATCAATAACAGGTTTAAGAGAGAAGACGCCGTTATTAACGGTTGGGTTAATGAACAAGTCAACAAGGCCAATTCTTGGATGAAGAAAATcgag AGGAAGCTAGAGGAAAGAAAAGCGAAAGCGATGGAGAAAACGCAAAACAATGTGGCCAAAGCACAGAGGAAAGCAGAGGAGAGAAGAGCGACGGCAGAGGCAAAGAGAGGGACAGAGGTTGCAAAAGTAGTTGAAGTTGCTAATCTCATGAGAGCTGTCGAACGCCCTCCTGCCAAGCGctcattcttctctttcttctag